GACACGCTGGCTCAGCGGATACCACCTGCCCTCTTTGCGGTGCTCCAGTGTGGAATTTGGGTGATTTGCCTGCTTTTGTGCGGGGCCTACCATCGGCATGTTATGTCGGAGGGGTACGATCTCTACACCAAAATCATCAACGCGGCTGTGCTCACGATCGTGTTTACGAGCTGTCTGGTGTACATGCTCGGTCTCGATCTGCCTCGCACGTCGGTCATTGCGACGCCGATTGTGGCCTGTGCGCTTGAACTTGTGGCTCGCTGGCAGATGCGCCGGATTCTGCACAAATGGCGCCTCAGGGGCCAGTGCCAGTATCGAGCTGTGATCGTGGGATCTCCTGCGGGCATTGATGCCATGGTGGACAAGCTCCGCAAAAGCGATGCCAGCGGGTACCGACCGATCGCTGTGTGCCCTATTGCACTCGATCCGGACCGTACTGACGGCAGCATCATCGCCGTTCCCTACCATGGGCGGCCGCACGGTTTAGCTGGAGCAGAGCAGGACCTCAGCGCCACCGTCAAGATTGACAGCGCCGCCTCGAATCAGGAACCTTCTACCGACGGCTACGACCTGCAAGTCATTGCCTACAATTCCCACCTGCCTCGCACTGCTGAGAGCATCGGCGCGCAAATCGTCATCGTTGCCGACGTCATCGACCGAGACAACGAAATTATGCACACACTCCCCCTCGCCGTCGAATCCCTCGGCATTGAGCTGGCCGTGTCCATTTCAGTCGCCGACATAGGCGCCCACCGCATTGACCTGGACTATTCGGGCGACCAGCCCATTATGATTGCCAGCCTCCCCCAGTATTCCTTTACCACCCGCTTCATTAAGCGCGCCATGGATATTGTCGGCTCCACTATTGCCTTGATTATTTCGGGTCCACTCATCATCCTGCCAGCTGCTATCGCCATCAAAATCGAAGACCACGGGCCCGTGTTTTACAAGCAGAAACGTATTGGCCGCAACGAGGTTCCCTTCTACTGCTACAAACTGCGCTCAATGAAAATCAACGCCGACAAGATGGATGCTGAAGTCGCACAGACCACAGGCCAGCAGCTCGGCGCACTCTTCAAGGTCAAAGATGACCCGCGCGTCACCAAAGTGGGCAAATTCATCCGCAAGTACTCCATAGACGAGTTTCCCCAGTTCTTAAACGTCCTCAAAGGCGACATGTCCCTGGTCGGCCCACGCCCCCAGCGCCAGTACGAGGTAGACGCCTACGGCCCCCTCTACTCGACCCGCCTGCTCGTACGCCCCGGCATCACAGGGCCCTGGCAGATCTCAGGCCGCTCCGACCTCTCCCAAGAAGAAGCCGAACAACTCGACGTCTCCTACATCCAACGCTGGTCCATCACCGGAGACCTCGCCATCCTCGCCAAAACTTTCGTAGCCGTCATCACCCACAAAGGCTCTTACTAAGCTTTATATGACATGGATATTGCTTGTAGGCGCCCGACGTGCAAAATTCGAGTACCTACAAGCAATGTAAAGCTATTTCATATTGCAGACTGCGAGAAATTAGGCTTTACCATGCCCACTACCGCTTTAGCCGCGCACCTTGCGCCAAGCGCGT
This window of the Bombiscardovia nodaiensis genome carries:
- the rfbP gene encoding exopolysaccharide biosynthesis polyprenyl glycosylphosphotransferase encodes the protein MNDNKDQLPHSTTKQRSTVMPHLRFSNQLFDQSDNEHPALQQLKKTPAWRYAYIGSLLAVDVVVMLLALIICVAANLSAYDTLAQRIPPALFAVLQCGIWVICLLLCGAYHRHVMSEGYDLYTKIINAAVLTIVFTSCLVYMLGLDLPRTSVIATPIVACALELVARWQMRRILHKWRLRGQCQYRAVIVGSPAGIDAMVDKLRKSDASGYRPIAVCPIALDPDRTDGSIIAVPYHGRPHGLAGAEQDLSATVKIDSAASNQEPSTDGYDLQVIAYNSHLPRTAESIGAQIVIVADVIDRDNEIMHTLPLAVESLGIELAVSISVADIGAHRIDLDYSGDQPIMIASLPQYSFTTRFIKRAMDIVGSTIALIISGPLIILPAAIAIKIEDHGPVFYKQKRIGRNEVPFYCYKLRSMKINADKMDAEVAQTTGQQLGALFKVKDDPRVTKVGKFIRKYSIDEFPQFLNVLKGDMSLVGPRPQRQYEVDAYGPLYSTRLLVRPGITGPWQISGRSDLSQEEAEQLDVSYIQRWSITGDLAILAKTFVAVITHKGSY